Within Desulfolithobacter dissulfuricans, the genomic segment GTACGGGGTCAAGGCGTCCGGTACCAGCGAGCTGATCATTGTCACCGTCAAGATGCTGATCCTGCTTCTCTTTGGAATCATCGGCCTGTTCTATGCCCGGACCGACTATCTGCTGCCCCTGTTCAACAAGGGCGTGGGAGGGCTGTTCATGGGGGCGGCGCTCATCTTCGTGGCCTACGAGGGATTCGAACTGATCCCCAACGCGGTGCATGAAATGGAGGACCCGGACCGAAATCTGCGCCTGGGCATTATCTGGTCCATAGCCCTGACCATCGGGGTCTACCTGCTGGTCTCGCTGGTGGCGGTGGGCAACCTGCTGCCTGAAGAGATCAACAAGTACAAGGAATACGCCCTGGCCGAGGCGGCCAAACCCTTCCTCGGCCAGGCCGGCTTTCTCCTCATCGGCCTGGCGGCGCTGTTTTCCACGGCCTCGGCCATCAACGCCACCATGTTCGGCACCGCCCGGCTCGGCATGGTGATGGCGACGGAAAAGGCCCTGCCCCGGGTCTTCGGCTTCCGGCGGCGTCAGAACAACATTCCCTGGGTCAGTCTGATCATTATCACCGTTCTGACCCTGTTCTTTGTCAACATTGCCGACCTGACCATCATCTCCTCCTTTGCCAGCTCTACCTTTCTGCTCATCTTCGCGGCCATCAACCTGACCGCCTTCCGGCTCCGCCACCGGATCGGCCTGACCACGGGAATACCTCTCTCCGGGTTAGCCCTGACCACGATCTCGTGGCTGACCCTCATGTACTACCTCTACCGCTCGAGTCCGGAGAGCCTGGGCTGGATTGGCTGTTTCTACCTGTCGGTCATCGTGGTAGAACTGTTCTTCTCCAAGCGCAGGCGTATCTTCCCGGTCCAGAGCCCGGCATGAGAACCATTTTGACGGACCGATTCCAGGAGCGATGAACAGATGAGCGTTATGACCGAATACGCCATGTATGCCAAGACATTCATCGGCATCCTGTCCATTGTCAATCCCCTGGGGGCCATCCCGGTCTTCCTTTCCCTGAGCGTGGACAGGTCCCCGGACGAGTGCAGGAAGATCGCCAGGATCAGCGCCGTGGCCGTGGCCGTCATTCTTCTGGCCGCAGCCTGGACCGGCGACACCATGCTGGCCTTTTTCGGCATCAGCCTGCCGGCCTTCCGCACTGGCGGCGGCCTGCTGATCCTGCTCATGGCCATTGCCATGATGCATGCCCGCCAGAGCCATGCCAAACAGAGCCCCGAGGAGGCCGATGCCAACCTGGAAAAGGACGATATCGCCGTGGTGCCGCTGGCCATCCCCCTCATGGCCGGACCGGGTGCCATCAGCCTGGTCATTGTCGAAGCCCATCACGCCGCGGCCACCGGCCTGATGGAACGGCTGCTGCTCAGCGGCTGTATCGTCCTGGTCGCCTGCGCGGCCTGGCTGAGCCTGCGGCTGGCCGAGCCCATCGGCAAGCGGCTGGGCACCACCGGCTTGAACATTGGCATCCGGATCATGGGGCTTCTGCTCTGCGCCATCGGGGTGCAGATGATCGCCGAGGGGTTGAAACAGCTCTTTCCCGCCCTGGGCTGACCCCGGCCACGGGCGTGGGATACATTATTCAGTCAAGCTACAAAGGAACAAAGAACCATGGACATCCACATCCTGCAACACGTCCCCTTCGAGGGACCGGGCCATATTCTCACCTGGACTGAAAAAAACGGCCACCGGGTCACCTACAGCCGTCTCTTTGACGATCCCGCCCTGCCTGACCCGAACACGGTCGATCGGCTGGTCGTCATGGGCGGGCCGATGAATATTTACGAATATGACCGCTATCCCTGGCTGCGGGCGGAAAAGGCGTTTCTTGGCGAAGTCATCGAAGGCGGAGGCAGGGTGCTCGGCATCTGCCTGGGCGCCCAGCTGATCGCCGACGTCCTCGGGGCCAGGGTCCATGCCGGCGCGCACAAAGAGATCGGCTGGTTCCCCATTTCCCTGACACCGGAGGCCCGGGAAACCAGGGTCTTTGGTTTTCTGGAACCGGAACTGACCGTCTTTCACTGGCATGGCGACACCTTTGCCATTCCCGAAGGGAGTATCCACCTGGCCCGTAGCGAGGCGTGCGAAAACCAGGCCTTTCTTTACGACGACCGGGTCCTGGGGCTGCAGTTTCATCTGGAATCCACCCCGGAGAGTGTCGAGCTGATAACCCGCCACTGCCGGGATGAACTCGTCCCGGCGGCCTGGATCCAGAGCGGACGCGAAATAAAAGAGGTTCCCCGGGAGCGCTTCCTGGCCATCAACACGGCCATGGAAGGTATCCTCGACCGACTTTTCAGCTAAATGAATCTCCAGCGGATGACGGGCCTGACTGCTTCGCTCGGGACAGCCCCTGAACCTCCCTGTCAGCCAGGACCTGGCTTTCCCGGAAACGAATAAGGGCGGCCAGGGTATCGCAGGTGGGGGTTTCCACCCCGAGACGCTGGCCCTGCTCGGCCACATAACCCACCAGGGCGTCCACCTCGGTCCTTTTGCCGTTTTCCAGGTCCTGGAGCATGGAGGGCCGATGGTTGCGGGTCAGGGGCAGGAGATGATCATAGAAGACCCGTCGGTAGGCCTCGGCGTCGGGCCACGGGGTGGAGCCGCCCATGGTCTCGATGACATCAAAGGTCTCGTCCATGATCCGATCCATGACCCGCCGGGTTTCACCATGGTCGCCCAGGGCCCCGTAATGGACCCCCAGCAGGGCGCCGAGGGGATTGAGGGCGCAGTTGTAGAGCAGCTTGGCAAAGAGGTCGCGGTGGATATCCTCCACGGCGATGCAGGGAAGACCGGCATGGTTGATGGCCTCGGCCAGGTGGGCGGCAGACTCGGGGATATGGCCGGGCCGGACCGAGCCTATGTGGATATCGTCCGCCGTGGCGGTGATCCGCACCAGGCCGGGCCGCTGGATTTCGAACCCGGTGATCACCCGGGCCCGAGCGTCCGCTCCTCGCCAAAAACCATGGCCACCTTTTCCACGTTGCCACAACCATTCTGCATGGATACCACCGGGCCATCAAACCCGTGAAGACCGGCCAGGGCCTGGACCGCGGTCTCTGTATCATAGGCCTTGGTGGTGATCAGTCCATAGTCGTATCCTGCCCCGTCAACCCCTTCCAGGTTCGACAGCAGGCCCACCCTGTCCAGGGGAGCGCTGAACTCGCCAAATATCCCGCTGACCTGCAGGCCGGCATCACCAATGGCCTCGATGAACCGGGCCCGGAGCACCAGGTCGACCCGGTGGCCATCGGCGGCCAGCATACATCCCAGGGCCTGCCCCAGGGCCCCGGCTCCAAAAATCAGAAATCGCATTGTCTCCACCCTGTACTGTCTGAAGGGTACCTTGAAAAATCAGATATTTTGTTCGAGTTCAAGGAACAGTGAAAAATAAAAGCGCAGCATATTAACCATATGTGAGCATTTTGTTTTTCGCTGTGACGCAGAAATCGGGCAAAATGGCAATTTTTCAAGGTAGCCTGAATTGCGGTTGCTCTCTTCCCAGGAAGAACAGGAAAACTCCATCCACGGAGAAGACAGATAAACCTTGTCATGGTATACCATTTTCTTATACAAGCCCTGCCACCACTCCTCAATCCGTAAGCGACATGGTAAACGACATTCTATGGAAATCATCCTCATCGCGGCCATGGCTGCCAACCGCGTGATCGGCCACAACAATACCATCCCCTGGGATATTCCCGGTGAACAGACCCGGTTTAAGGAAATCACCATGGGCCACTCCCTGATCATGGGCCGTAAGACCTGGGAATCCATCGGCCGGCCCCTGCCCGGCCGGCGCAACATCGTGGTTACCCGCAACCGGGACTACCGCGCCCCGGGCGCGGAAACCGTACACAGCCTGGACGAAGCCCTGGAGCTTTGCCGGAGCGACCGGGCGGCCCGGGTTTTCGTCATCGGCGGCGAACAGCTCTACCGCCTGGCTCTGCCCCTTGCCCATACCCTGATCCTGACGGTCCTGGACCGGTCCTACCCGGGAGACACCTCCTTTCCCCCCTTCAGTGAAGAAGAATTCCAGCTGAAGGGCTCGGTGGAGGTGGCCGCCGTCCAACCCTACACCATCCAGACCTGGCAGCGCCGGTAGGGACAGCGTCCGGAGAAAACAATAATCTTTCTCAAATTCCTGTTGACAGGTCTACGCTGTCCAGGATATATCTTTTCTATAACCTGGACGCTGGTTATCGGTTTATCCTATTGATCGCCAGAGTTTTCCATTCATATCAAACCCGGGAGGGATCCATGAAACAAAATGATCTCAAGAAACTCCTGGCCAGCCTGGGTGTGGCCGGCCTGATCAGCGCAGGTGGCATGGCGCCGCCGGCCGTACAGGCATCGGGCAGCGGTGGCAGCGGCTGAGGCGGCAGTGACCAGGTCAGCAGCGCCGGGAGCGCTGCAGAAGAAGAGCAGATGACGGAAGAAACCAAGAAGAAAATACTGGAAACGGCCGAACAGGAGGCCGAGGAAATCACCAGAAAGGCCAGTGAAGAGGCCAAAGAGGCTGTTGAAAAAAACCTCAAGAAAAAGAGTGGAACCAGCGGCTGAGGCGGTTCGAAAAATTAAACGTGCAGGCTGCACGTTCAGAAAACAAGAGAAAGCCGGTAACCCATTGAGGTTACCGGCTTTCTGCGCTTTTGCCCCGCCCTTGCCCATTACCCCCCGTTGTTCCAGGAGCCGCTCGTGAAAAAATCCAGCCCGGAAAATATCTACTCCGCCTGCTGCCGGTATCTACCGCCCCTGCCGACCGTACCGGACCATGACCTGGTCTCCTGGCTGGCAGACCATCCACATCTGTATACCGAACATCCTTTTCTCCCGGACCTGGCGCGACTGGAACAAGCCCTTCACTTCCTGCGCCACACCCCTCCGCCCCTGCCGGAAACAGTGGACAGGCGGCAGATCAACCCGGCCCTGGAACTGCTGTCGCTGAACTGGCGCCAGCTGTCCCGGCTGCTGGACGATCCGGCGATCCGGCCCGAGCCGGGGCAGGAATTCGTTCTCGCGGTCCGAAAGCCGGACACCGGCGAGGTGACGGTCCGCACGGCCACCAGCCATGACCTCCTGGCCCTCAAGCTGGTCAGCGAGGACATGGATGAACGCCAGACCGCCCGGGAAGGCGGGGTCCCGCTGGCAACCATCGAGGCCATCCTGTATCAGGCCATGGAGCAGGGGCTGATCCTTTCGCCCCCCTCGCGCATAGCCAGGCCGCCGGACTTCCCCCGGGGCGAGGTCTCGGATCCATCGTTTTTCACCGCTTCTGTCTTCACCCTCCAGTGGCATATCACCCAGACCTGCGATCTCCACTGCCGCCACTGCTACGATCGCAGCGACCGGGCCACAATGGAACTGGCCCAGGGCATCAAAATCCTCGATGATCTCTATGATTTCGCCAAGGCCCACCATGTCCATGCCCAGGTCACCTTTACCGGTGGCAACCCTCTGCTTTATCCTCACTTCAACGAGCTCTACCGGGAAGCGGCCGAGCGCGGTTTTCTAACCGCCATCCTCGGCAATCCCATGCCCAGGCACCGACTGGAAGAGATGCTTGCTGTCCAGAAGCCGGAGTTCTACCAGGTGAGCCTGGAGGGGTTGCAGCCCCATAACGACTATATCCGCGGCCCGGGCCATTTCGAGCGGGTGCTGGCTTTTCTAGACCTGCTCCGGGAACTGGACATCTACTCCATGGTCATGCTGACCCTGACCCGGGCCAACATGGACGAGGTGCTGGAACTGGCCGAACTGCTGCGCGACAGGGTGGATCTCTTCACCTTCAACCGGCTGGCCATGGTCGGTGAGGGCGCTTCCCTGGCCTCGGCCCCGTTCGAACGGTTCGAACAGTTTTTAAACAGGTACATGGAGGCCTGCCGGGACAATCCCTGCATGGGGCTCAAGGACAACTTTTTCAATCTGGTACGCCACAAAAAAAAGATGGAGTATACCGGCGGCTGTGCCGGATACGGCTGCGGGGCGGCCTTCAACTTTGTCTCCATACTGCCCGACGGAGAAGTCCATGCCTGCCGCAAACTGCCCTCCCCCATGGGCAATATCTTCGAGAACTCCCTCCAGGAGATCTATCACAGCCCGCAGGCCCGCAAGTACCGCCGCGGCTCCTCGGCCTGCGCGGACTGCGCCATCCGCCCGGTCTGCGGCGGCTGTCTGGCCGTGACATACGGCTTTGGCCGTGATATCTTCACCGAGTTGGACCCCTACTGTTTCAGATAACACCCCACATCACTTCCCGGAAACCTGAACATGCGCCGATTCTTCATAGACCCTGACCAGGCCGGAAACGACCAGGTGGAGCTCAGCGGTCCGGAGGCCAGACACCTGCGCACCGTACTCCGCATGCAGCCCGGTGACCGAATCGAGCTCTTCGACGGTACCGGGGGGTAATGACGGCCGAAATCTCCGGTTTCGGTCCACACACCGTGGTGCTGCGCATCCTTGAGCGCCACCGGGCCGCCCCTCCGGACCGGGCGTCGCTGACCGTGGCCCAGGCCCTGCTCAAGGGCAAGAAGATGGACCTGCTGATCCAGAAATGCACGGAACTTGGGGTGCACACCCTGCAACCGCTGCAGACGCGGTTTGGCGAAAACAGGACCCGCCTGGACCGCCAGCACCAGCGGTGGCAGCGGATCATGCTCGAGGCCTGCAAGCAGTGCGGCCGGACCTGGCCCATGCGGATCTGCGAACCCAGAAGCCTGGAACAGTTCGACACCGACAATTTCTGCGAAAAACTCCTGCTCTGGGAACAGGAAAGCCGCAACCCGCTGCCTGCGACCAATTGGCCGGCCTCGGCCTCCATCTGCCTCCTGCTCGGCCCCGAGGGAGGATTTCACCAGGCAGAAGTGGCCCTGGCCCGGAAACGCGGTTTTGACACCGTATCCCTTGGCCGCCTGGTCCTCCGGGCCGAAACCGCGACCCTGGCGGCGGTCTCCATCATCCAGTTCCACACCGGTGCCCTGCTGCCGGCCTGAAATCCCTTCCTCTCTTTTCCGTACCTGCGAACCTCTTTTGAAATCCCATCGGTTTCATGCTAGAGTGCGGGACCGATTTGCCAAGGCAGGGGCTTGGCCCCCTTTTCTTTTTCTGCAACCGGAATTATCCAACATATTCTCATGCGGGCAGTACTCCAGAGGGTGAAACAGGCACGGGTTACGGTGGACGGGCGGGAGACCGGCGCCATAGGCGCGGGGCTGCTGGTCCTGCTCGGTGTCCACCGGGACGACACACCAAAAGATGTTACCTGGATGGCCGACAAGGTGGTCAACCTGCGGATATTTGAAGACGAACAGGGGCGGATGAACCGGTCTGTTATTGATATAGCGGGTGAAATCCTGGTAGTATCCCAATTCACCCTGCTTGGCGACTGCCGCAAGGGGAGGCGGCCCTCCTGGTCGCACGCCGCTCCGCCCGAGATGGCCGACCGGCTCTACCGCGATTTTGTCAGGGCCATCGAGGCGCGCGGCATCCGGACGGCCACCGGCGAGTTCCAGGCCATGATGGAGGTCTCCCTGGTCAACTCCGGACCGGTGACCATGCTGCTGGACTCGCACAAAATTTTTTAGCCGGCAATGTGATCCCTTCAGGGGATACCATCGCCTGAAAGGTGCTTCCGGCGTGCAGCAACAAGGACTAACACCGCCACAAGCGGTGGTGACCGTACGAAACAGAGGCGTTGAAACCTGAAACTCTCACAATCCTGGCAATCATCCATGACCACATTTACTCCCGGCACCACCTACAGCTCCTTTCGGCTTAAGCGCAGCCAGTACATCGAAGAGATCGACTCCACGGTCTACCTGTTCAGGCATGAGCAGCTGGGCACCCCGGCACTTGCCATCAAGAACAGCGACCCGAACAAGACGTTCTGCATCGCCTTCCAGACCGTGCCCACCGATTCCACCGGGGTGGCCCATATCCTGGAGCACTCGGTGCTCATGGGGTCGAAGAAATATCCGGTCAAGGATGTGTTCGGAGAAATCCACAAGGGCGGGCTCATGACCTTTCTCAACGCCATGACCGGCTCCGACACCACCTGGTATCCCTTTGCGACCAGGAACATGAAAGAGTACTTCAACATCATGGATGTCTACTGTGATGTGACTCTCAACCCCCTGCTCGAGCGGACCACCTTTGAACAGGAAGGATGGCATTATCACAAGGAAGCGGAAGACCAGCCGCTGCAGTACCAGGGCGTGGTGTTCAACGAGATGAAGGGTGCCTTCTCCGACCCCATCCGAGCCATTTTCCACCACATGTTCGGCGGCCTGATGCCCGGCTCCACCTATGCCCACGAATCCGGTGGAGACCCGCGCCACATCCCGGATCTCACCTATGAACAGTTCGTGGCCTTTCACCGCAAACATTATCATCCCGCCAACGCCATGCTCTTCTTCTACGGCGACGCTCCTCTGGAAGAGGAACTGGCGTACGTCCAGAACAACTTCCTGGCCGATTTTGCCACCGCTGATGCACAGGGACGGGGCAAGGTGGCCATCGAACCCGGCCGGGAAATCGACGAGCCGGTGTTTATCGAGGACACCTACGGGGTGCAGCCCGGCAGCGACACGAAGGAAAAGACCTTTCTGGCCGTTGGCTCGGCTGTGGGCGACATGACCCAGCGCAAGCGCAATGCCGCCTTTCAGATCATCGCCTCCATTCTCTACAATTCCGATGCCTCACCCCTGAAGAAAGCCATCCTCAAAGCCGGTCTCTGCAAGGATTTCGGTGGGCTGTTCCTCTCCAACTCCTGTTTCAAGACCTTCATGATGACCTATCTCATCGGGTCGGATCCGGACAAGCGCGACCAGTTCCTGGCCCTGTACCAGGAGGTCCTGCAGACCATGGTGGACCAGGGGCTGGACCGGGAGCTGGTCCTCGCGGAACTCAACCGGTACGAATTTTCCGTCCGCGAAGAGGGCAACAAGGCCCAGCGCGGCCTGGACCTGATTTCCAAGGCCATGCCGGCCATGAAGTACGGAACCGATCCTTTCGAGGCCCTGCAGATCGACGAACTGCTGCGCGAAATCCGCCGGGACGCCCTGGAAAGTGATTATTTCGAGCGGCTGATCCGTGAACGGCTGCTGGAAAACCCGGCCACCGTGGCGGTGACCCTGAAACCGGACCCGGAGAAGATGATCCGGACCATGCAGGAAGAGCAGGCCCGGCTGGCGGCCTACGAGGCCACCCTGGACAAGGAGGGCATCCAAAATCTGATCCGGCGGACCCGGGAGCTGATGGAGCTCCAGCACCAGCCAAACGACGAGGAGAAGCTCAAACTCCTGCCCCGCCTTGGCCTTGACGACCTGGAACGGAACATCGATTTCCACCGCTGTACGCCCCGGGACCTGGCGCAGCGCCCCTTCCTGGTCAACGAGCTGCCCACCAACGGTATCGTCTACCTGGACATAGGCTTTGACTGCCGGGGACTGGACCGGGAGCAGCTCCTGGCCCTGAACCTGTTTGGCACCATTGTCACGGAGATCGGTACCTCGCGCCTGGACTACATGGCCTTTGCCAAGGAACTGGGTATCTGCACCGGCGGGTTCCACCACTCGTTCCATGCCCACCTCCATCTCGAGGACCCGACCAGCCCCCGCCCCACCCTCTGGTTCCACGTCAAGATGCTCTCCAGCTACCTGGACCGGGCGCTTACCCTGCTGGAGGAGGTGTTCACTGATGTCAGCTTCGCGGACCGGAGCCGGATCCGGGAGATCGTCCAGCGCGAATTCGCCTGGACCGAACATTCGGTGCAGAGCGAGGGCTACGGCCTGGCTTCCACCCGGGTTTTTGCCCGCCTCGGACTGGCCGGCCAGTACAACGAACATGTCAGCGGGGCGGTCAACTACCTGAATCTCAAGGACCTGGCCAGCCGGTACGAAGAGCGGGAAGAGAAGTTCCTGGAAACCCTGGAGACGATCCGGCGCCATGTCTTCCGGCGGGGCAGCGTCATGCTCGCAGTCACCGCCGGCCGGGAAGATATCGCCAGGCTGGAGGCCCGGATGCCCCTGGTCAGCAGCCTGCCGGAGAACGGGGACAATACCGCTTCCCAGCTCGCTCTGCCCGATTTCCCCACCTTCCCGGCCCGGCAGGCCTTCTGCACGTCGGCCGAGGTGGTGTACAATGTCATGGGCTGCACCCTGTTCCCGGACCCAGAGAAGTATGACGGCCAGTTCGAAGTTCTCAAGACCTGGCTCTCCAGAGATTATCTCTGGAATACGGTCCGACAGATGGGCGGGGCCTACGGCTGCTTCATCCAGTTCAACCACATAAGCGGCAACTTTGCCCTGGTCAGCTACCGCGACCCGCAGATAAGAAAAACCTACCAGGCCTACGAAGCCATAGAAGAGCAGGTCCGGGAGCTGAACCTGCCCGAGCCATCCCTGGAACAGCTGATCATCGGCACCTATGCCAACTTCAACCCCCACCAGGGACCGGCAAGCAAGGGAGCCACAGCCCGCAACGAATACCTCTCCGGCATCACCCCTGCCTACAAGCAGCAGCGGATCAGCGAAATCCTCGATACCCGCTGCGCCGATCTGCAAAAATTCGCGCCTCTCTTCAAGTCCCTGCGCACGAAAGGCAGCCTGGCAACCATCGGCAATATCGAAAAAATTCAGGAAAACAAAGACCTGTTCGAGAACATCGAAAAACTGTAGTCGGGGGAGTTGGAGTCAAGTCTGCCATTGACCTTTTTCGAGCATTATCTTTTTCTCTATGCTCTCCAACTTTTGCCTCAGCTCAACATCCCGCTGTAACTGTTTCCTGATCCGGATGACCGCACTGGAGACACTGCTGTAAGTTGGCAGGTTGAACCGCTGGGTATAGACCCCGTTCACATGACGCATGCAGCGGGAAATGTTCCCTTCCGGAGTCCGGACCAGCAGGTGATAACGGTTTGGCATCAGACAATAGGCAGCCACCCGGAGATGATGCATTTCCACGACTTCCTGGAGAATTTTGAGAAAAAGACGGTAATCCGCCGCTCCGGGGAAGATTTCCTCCCCCCGCCGTCCCCGGTTCATCACATGATACCGTGCACCGGGATATGCTATTCCGAAGTGGTCTTGACATATTCTGCGTTTATACTCCTTACCAACAAAAGTCAACACGGACCTGATCCCCGACGCCACATTATAATTTCCGGAAATATTCAACATTAAAACTTCCGGGTATTACAATTATCCTTCTCGAAAACTCTCCCTGCAGAACAGTGCGACAATTTGCCATATTTCATTAATCCCACATCGTAGTAATCCTTTACAGGTAAGCAATTGCCCCGCGGAAGAACTGCAGTTCAAGCGGCAACAGTGTAGAGTTATTTTCCCTGCCAAAAAACAATCCCTGCTCTCCCCGCGGATGCCCGCGGCGGTCCCGAGATTGTCTTTCCGTGTTGTCGTTTTTCCCTGACTGCAGGCTACCTTGATCGGTTGCCACTGTTCATCCGGCCTGCAGATAGAAAGCATCTTTTTTCACCATCGATGCCCTGCGGCGGCAATTTTTCACATACATTTTTTATCTGGAGGATGGGGACAACGAACAACAACTGCAACACCAACAAAAAAAGGAGGAACATCGAGCATGAAAAAAAGCACACAAAGAACACTGATCGCGGCCACCTGCCTGGGCCTTGTCTTTGTCCTTGGGCGGGTCACCACGCTTTCCGCCCAGGAGGCGGATTCAAGCAGTGCCTGTATCAACTGCCATACCGATCTTGAGGAGATGGACAGTTACGGAGCGGCGTCGGCCAGTGGCGGTGCCGCCATTGCGGGCTGAGGCGTTTCAGCCCCTCAGGTGAGGGGCCGGGACACCTTTGGCGTTGCCAGGGATTTTGTTGAATCAGAACATGGAGAAATAGGCTGCATCAACTGTCATAAGGGACAGAACGTCGACGACAAGGATGAAGCGCACAAGGACATGGTCAAGGATCCGTCGGAAGAAGGCGGCGGTGGCGTGTGCAGGGAATGTCACGAGGAGATTGCCTCCACCTACAAAAACGCCATGCACTACAATCTGACCGGCATCCTGGATATCGTCGGCACCATCACCTCCCCGCACAAGATGGCAGACACCTTGCTGCCGGAGGCCTGGAAACTTGACTGTGCAGACTGCCATGCCAGCTGCGGTTCCTGTCATGTAGCCTGGCCTGCTGTAGCCAAGGGCGGCCTGCTTGACCGCCACCGATTCAAACGAACACCCCCCATGGACAAAACCTGCTATGCCTGCCATGGTTCCCGCTTTGCCGGTGAATACATGGGCCGACTCGGCGCCACCGCCGACGTCCATTACGAAAAGGGCCAGATGGTCTGCACCGACTGCCATTCGGCCGAGCAACTCCATAACACCCAGCCCGAAGGGGTGAAACGCTACTATGCCACCAAGACCATCCGCTGCGAACAGTGCCATCCGGATGCCGCCAAGGCTGGTGAATCCAAGGTAGCCATGCACAACGCCCATCCGCAGGGCACCCTTGCCTGTGCTGTCTGCCATGCCAATACCTACTTCAACTGCGCCAACTGCCACGTATCGCTGGATATCAAGAAACCCGGCGAGATCAAGGTCATCTTCCCGTCCGAACCCCTGTACACGTTCAAGATCGGCACCAACATCGACCGTTCACCGGAAAATCCCTACAAGTACAACCTGGTACGGCACACGCCCATGAAGAAGGACTCCCTGGCCTCGCTGCGCTACTTCCAGGCAGTGCTCAAGGGTGCGCCCGGACCGGAAGACCTGGTCGCCAACTACGACGCCCTGCCGACCTGGAATTCCGCCTCAGTGCACAATATTCAACGTCGAACGAAACAGAACAGCTCCTGTAATGCTTGTCACGGCCACAAGGAACTCTTCCTCACCGAAGCTGACCTGGCCAGGGACGAACCAGCGGCAAATCAGAAAATTGTCGTGAAGAAAATCCCGGCTGAGATCAAAAAGTAAGATGGTCGGCAACGTGGAGACAATCATGCACAGGCAAGAACAAAGGAGTATTTCAATGAAAA encodes:
- a CDS encoding APC family permease, yielding MTGRELKKRAPEEPAELLSLKEVIAMGVGGMVGGGIFSVLGLAIAQAGHAAPLAFVLGGVIAMLTGLCYGRLGLRFRSDGGSFTYLEHAFTNQNLAGIGGWLLLLGYVGTMALYSYTFAVYGSAMLGTDMPAMHHLLESLILLAFFGINLYGVKASGTSELIIVTVKMLILLLFGIIGLFYARTDYLLPLFNKGVGGLFMGAALIFVAYEGFELIPNAVHEMEDPDRNLRLGIIWSIALTIGVYLLVSLVAVGNLLPEEINKYKEYALAEAAKPFLGQAGFLLIGLAALFSTASAINATMFGTARLGMVMATEKALPRVFGFRRRQNNIPWVSLIIITVLTLFFVNIADLTIISSFASSTFLLIFAAINLTAFRLRHRIGLTTGIPLSGLALTTISWLTLMYYLYRSSPESLGWIGCFYLSVIVVELFFSKRRRIFPVQSPA
- a CDS encoding MarC family protein gives rise to the protein MSVMTEYAMYAKTFIGILSIVNPLGAIPVFLSLSVDRSPDECRKIARISAVAVAVILLAAAWTGDTMLAFFGISLPAFRTGGGLLILLMAIAMMHARQSHAKQSPEEADANLEKDDIAVVPLAIPLMAGPGAISLVIVEAHHAAATGLMERLLLSGCIVLVACAAWLSLRLAEPIGKRLGTTGLNIGIRIMGLLLCAIGVQMIAEGLKQLFPALG
- a CDS encoding type 1 glutamine amidotransferase — protein: MDIHILQHVPFEGPGHILTWTEKNGHRVTYSRLFDDPALPDPNTVDRLVVMGGPMNIYEYDRYPWLRAEKAFLGEVIEGGGRVLGICLGAQLIADVLGARVHAGAHKEIGWFPISLTPEARETRVFGFLEPELTVFHWHGDTFAIPEGSIHLARSEACENQAFLYDDRVLGLQFHLESTPESVELITRHCRDELVPAAWIQSGREIKEVPRERFLAINTAMEGILDRLFS
- a CDS encoding ketopantoate reductase family protein; the encoded protein is MITGFEIQRPGLVRITATADDIHIGSVRPGHIPESAAHLAEAINHAGLPCIAVEDIHRDLFAKLLYNCALNPLGALLGVHYGALGDHGETRRVMDRIMDETFDVIETMGGSTPWPDAEAYRRVFYDHLLPLTRNHRPSMLQDLENGKRTEVDALVGYVAEQGQRLGVETPTCDTLAALIRFRESQVLADREVQGLSRAKQSGPSSAGDSFS
- a CDS encoding ketopantoate reductase family protein encodes the protein MRFLIFGAGALGQALGCMLAADGHRVDLVLRARFIEAIGDAGLQVSGIFGEFSAPLDRVGLLSNLEGVDGAGYDYGLITTKAYDTETAVQALAGLHGFDGPVVSMQNGCGNVEKVAMVFGEERTLGPG
- a CDS encoding dihydrofolate reductase, producing MEIILIAAMAANRVIGHNNTIPWDIPGEQTRFKEITMGHSLIMGRKTWESIGRPLPGRRNIVVTRNRDYRAPGAETVHSLDEALELCRSDRAARVFVIGGEQLYRLALPLAHTLILTVLDRSYPGDTSFPPFSEEEFQLKGSVEVAAVQPYTIQTWQRR
- the sbtA gene encoding SbtA family thio(seleno)oxazole RiPP natural product precursor, translated to MKQNDLKKLLASLGVAGLISAGGMAPPAVQASGSGGSG
- the sbtM gene encoding thio(seleno)oxazole modification radical SAM maturase SbtM, which encodes MKKSSPENIYSACCRYLPPLPTVPDHDLVSWLADHPHLYTEHPFLPDLARLEQALHFLRHTPPPLPETVDRRQINPALELLSLNWRQLSRLLDDPAIRPEPGQEFVLAVRKPDTGEVTVRTATSHDLLALKLVSEDMDERQTAREGGVPLATIEAILYQAMEQGLILSPPSRIARPPDFPRGEVSDPSFFTASVFTLQWHITQTCDLHCRHCYDRSDRATMELAQGIKILDDLYDFAKAHHVHAQVTFTGGNPLLYPHFNELYREAAERGFLTAILGNPMPRHRLEEMLAVQKPEFYQVSLEGLQPHNDYIRGPGHFERVLAFLDLLRELDIYSMVMLTLTRANMDEVLELAELLRDRVDLFTFNRLAMVGEGASLASAPFERFEQFLNRYMEACRDNPCMGLKDNFFNLVRHKKKMEYTGGCAGYGCGAAFNFVSILPDGEVHACRKLPSPMGNIFENSLQEIYHSPQARKYRRGSSACADCAIRPVCGGCLAVTYGFGRDIFTELDPYCFR
- a CDS encoding RNA methyltransferase PUA domain-containing protein, producing MRRFFIDPDQAGNDQVELSGPEARHLRTVLRMQPGDRIELFDGTGG
- a CDS encoding RsmE family RNA methyltransferase, with amino-acid sequence MTAEISGFGPHTVVLRILERHRAAPPDRASLTVAQALLKGKKMDLLIQKCTELGVHTLQPLQTRFGENRTRLDRQHQRWQRIMLEACKQCGRTWPMRICEPRSLEQFDTDNFCEKLLLWEQESRNPLPATNWPASASICLLLGPEGGFHQAEVALARKRGFDTVSLGRLVLRAETATLAAVSIIQFHTGALLPA
- the dtd gene encoding D-aminoacyl-tRNA deacylase — encoded protein: MRAVLQRVKQARVTVDGRETGAIGAGLLVLLGVHRDDTPKDVTWMADKVVNLRIFEDEQGRMNRSVIDIAGEILVVSQFTLLGDCRKGRRPSWSHAAPPEMADRLYRDFVRAIEARGIRTATGEFQAMMEVSLVNSGPVTMLLDSHKIF